The nucleotide window TCTTTGGCTTTGGCAGAAGTCCAGGCTGGTAATTTTGAAGCGAGCCTTGGTGGGCACATTTATAAAAAAAGAATTAAATTTAAAGGGCAAGGTAAAAGTGGTAGTGGCAGAACGATTATTTGTTATAAGAAAGAGAATAGAGCTGTTTTTATTCATGGATTTGCCAAAAACCAAAAATCAAACCTGTCCAAAAAAGAGTTAAATCTTTTTAAAGAGTTATCCAAGATTTTACTTAATCTTTCAACTAAGGAAGTGTTAATAGCAATAAACAATGGAGACATTATTGAGGTGAAGTCATGAGAAAATCAATTGCCAAATCAGTTACGAACACTGTTAAAGATTTATATAAAAGTGGGTTGGTAGATGCAATAACTATGAAAAACATTGAGAAACTTTGCATTCCAGAGGTACAGGAATATTCTCCTGAAAAAATTGTTTCTATTCGAAGTAAATTCAGCCTAAGCCAAGCAGCTTTAGCAAGTATTTTTAATATTAGCCC belongs to Syntrophales bacterium and includes:
- a CDS encoding type II toxin-antitoxin system RelE/ParE family toxin — encoded protein: MKKLMTKHFSKWASKQKISQDDLSLALAEVQAGNFEASLGGHIYKKRIKFKGQGKSGSGRTIICYKKENRAVFIHGFAKNQKSNLSKKELNLFKELSKILLNLSTKEVLIAINNGDIIEVKS
- a CDS encoding helix-turn-helix domain-containing protein, giving the protein MRKSIAKSVTNTVKDLYKSGLVDAITMKNIEKLCIPEVQEYSPEKIVSIRSKFSLSQAALASIFNISPSTVQKWEQGNKKPTGASKKLLDIIERKGIEAFI